A stretch of the Alnus glutinosa chromosome 6, dhAlnGlut1.1, whole genome shotgun sequence genome encodes the following:
- the LOC133870349 gene encoding protein TIC 20-I, chloroplastic, with protein MILNGCTIPSGRDLMNSRAGKPTIARGSFYTCISCLPAKATLSSMSSWGSHQEVVGKPLLHLSAASTPLLCGDQGSLLRTIPLLPRRRKSHMPPRASKDVPSSFRFPPMTKKPRWWWRALACLPYLMPLHETWMYAETAYHLHPFLENFEFATYPFLVAIGQLPSWFLMAYFFAAYLGVVRRKEWPHYFRFHVVMGMLLEIALQVIGTVSRWMPLAVYWGKVGMHFWTAVAFAYLFTVLECIRCALAGMYADIPFICDAAYIQIPYD; from the exons ATGATACTAAATGGATGCACAATTCCCTCTGGGCGTGATCTTATGAATTCCAGGGCGGGTAAGCCCACCATAGCCCGTGGCTCATTCTACACATGCATTTCTTGTTTGCCTGCTAAGGCCACATTGTCAAGCATGAGTTCGTGGGGATCTCATCAGGAGG tTGTAGGTAAGCCACTCTTGCACCTTTCAGCTGCTTCAACCCCACTTTTATGTGGGGATCAAGGTAGCCTTTTACGCACAATCCCCTTGTTACCAAGGCGACGCAAATCCCATATGCCCCCTCGAGCATCGAAGGATGTTCCAAGCAGTTTCCGCTTCCCTCCAATGACCAAGAAGCCAAGATGGTGGTGGAGGGCATTGGCATGCCTCCCTTATTTAATGCCTCTCCACGAGACATGGATGTATGCTGAGACAGCATATCACCTGCACCCCTTCTTGGAGAACTTTGAATTCGCAACTTACCCATTTCTTGTAGCCATTGGGCAGTTGCCGAGCTGGTTCTTGATGGCATATTTTTTTGCAGCATATCTTGGAGTGGTGAGAAGGAAGGAATGGCCTCACTATTTCAGATTTCATGTGGTAATGGGCATGTTGTTGGAGATTGCCTTGCAGGTGATAGGGACTGTGAGCCGTTGGATGCCTCTTGCTGTGTACTGGGGTAAAGTGGGGATGCACTTCTGGACAGCTGTGGCATTTGCTTACCTTTTCACAGTCTTGGAGTGTATACGTTGTGCTCTTGCTGGCATGTATGCTGACATCCCTTTTATCTGTGATGCTGCATATATTCAAATTCCATACGATTAA
- the LOC133870348 gene encoding uncharacterized protein LOC133870348 — MGSACCVAARDKTLSQGAGGETLHRNVIHSPSWSCRWDSRGRVAGEIENPSDHVSHGNSRNYSMELKGSLGSERGHLSDVGSLMDNFGTPTSLKSPVHEGVDVNLMTPHSDVSMVSNFSTEVKNLAGSPEIVESSAPNLSFTIPSVLSTPSIDTLPPHAYPLLPNSTPSRRARRSPGHQLLRQVSDSRILRLKSPNNNSISEGRPSFVLSTGSNDLATGSQCGSSDGWSIRTFSELVASSQRERWSFDSEHFGSGHGKVSGSSSRFSCSPSVELHCCGACSKLLTERSSWSSQKLLVSNEVPVASVLVCGHAYHAECLETMTVEDDRYDPPCPICTVGEKEVSKMSRKALRIEAELKAKNYKISKNRVVDSYLDCDFDVFDRQKDAEHKGKVPKMEPSSSTRNSFARPFLRRHFSIGSKWSRSLSESDSARKKGFWARYRKD; from the exons ATGGGGTCAGCTTGTTGTGTTGCTGCAAGGGATAAAACCCTCTCCCAAGGAGCTGGAGGTGAAACTTTGCATAGGAATGTCATACATTCACCATCATGGAGCTGCCGGTGGGATAGTAGAGGGCGTGTGGCTGGCGAAATTGAGAATCCGTCAGATCATGTGTCCCATGGAAACAGCAGGAATTATAGCATGGAGTTAAAAGGGTCCTTAGGTTCTGAAAGAGGTCATTTGTCTGATGTGGGAAGCCTCATGGACAATTTTGGAACACCCACCTCTCTGAAGTCTCCAGTTCATGAAGGAGTTGATGTGAATCTGATGACTCCGCATTCAG ATGTGTCCATGGTAAGCAATTTTTCTACAGAG GTGAAGAACTTAGCAGGATCACCAGAAATTGTGGAGTCATCTGCACCAAATCTTTCATTCACCATACCCTCAGTTCTCTCAACACCATCCATCGATACTCTGCCTCCCCATGCTTATCCGCTTCTTCCCAACTCAACACCGTCAAGACGGGCCCGTCGTTCACCTGGACACCAGCTATTGCGGCAGGTCTCTGATAGTCGAATCTTGCGACTGAAATCGCCAAATAACAACTCAATATCTGAAGGAAGGCCGTCTTTTGTACTCTCCACTGGCAGCAACGACCTAGCAACTGGATCCCAATGTGGATCTTCTGATGGCTGGTCAATCCGCACCTTTTCTGAGCTTGTGGCGTCTTCACAAAGAGAAAGGTGGTCTTTTGACAGTGAGCACTTTGGCTCCGGCCATGGCAAGGTAAGTGGATCAAGCAGCAGGTTCTCATGTTCTCCCTCTGTAGAATTGCACTGTTGTGGAGCCTGCTCAAAGCTCCTAACAGAGAGATCTTCATGGAGCAGCCAGAAATTGCTCGTCAGCAATGAGGTCCCAGTGGCTTCCGTGCTGGTCTGTGGGCATGCTTACCATGCTGAATGCCTGGAGACTATGACAGTGGAGGATGACCGGTATGACCCGCCTTGCCCAATTTGTACGGTTGGAGAAAAGGAAGTCTCAAAAATGTCAAGAAAAGCTTTAAGAATAGAAGCAGAGTTGAAGGCAAAGAACTATAAGATATCCAAAAACCGGGTTGTGGATAGTTACCTCGATTGTGATTTTGATGTTTTTGATCGTCAAAAAGATGCTGAACACAAGGGAAAAGTTCCCAAGATGGAACCCAGTTCTAGCACGAGGAATTCATTTGCGAGGCCTTTCTTGAGGCGGCACTTCTCTATTGGTTCTAAGTGGAGTAGGTCCCTTTCAGAGAGTGATTCTGCCAGGAAGAAGGGTTTTTGGGCAAGATATCGCAAAGATTGA